One part of the Muntiacus reevesi chromosome 18, mMunRee1.1, whole genome shotgun sequence genome encodes these proteins:
- the LOC136150061 gene encoding keratin, high-sulfur matrix protein, IIIA3 encodes MTGSCCGPIVSSLSCGGGCLQPCFCRDPCCCRPVSCQTTVSRPVTCVPRCTRPICEPCRRPVCCDPCSLQEGCCRPITCCPTSCQAVVCRPCCWATTSCQPVSVQSPCCRPPCCRPAPCRTTCRTCRTSPCC; translated from the coding sequence ATGACCGGCTCCTGCTGCGGCCCCATCGTCTCCTCCCTGAGCTGTGGCGGAGGCTGCCTCCAGCCCTGTTTCTGCCGCGACCCCTGCTGCTGCCGCCCCGTGTCCTGCCAGACCACCGTGAGCCGGCCCGTGACCTGCGTGCCCCGCTGCACGCGCCCCATCTGCGAGCCCTGCCGCCGCCCAGTCTGCTGCGACCCCTGCAGCCTGCAAGAGGGCTGCTGCCGCCCCATCACCTGCTGCCCCACGTCCTGCCAGGCCGTGGTCTGCCGCCCCTGCTGCTGGGCCACCACGAGCTGCCAGCCCGTCTCTGTGCAGTCCCCGTGCTGCCGGCCCCCCTGCTGCCGGCCCGCCCCCTGCCGCACCACCTGCCGCACCTGCAGGACCTCCCCCTGCTGCTGA